The following are encoded in a window of Dysidea avara chromosome 4, odDysAvar1.4, whole genome shotgun sequence genomic DNA:
- the LOC136253908 gene encoding protein mono-ADP-ribosyltransferase PARP3-like produces MVPGAHGYTVVDDWDCMFNQTNIGQNNNKYYLIQMLQGAFQMYYVWNRWGRVGETGQNAMKGPFRSVDDAAKEFKKKFTDKTKNKRENRDNFVPAPGKYTLLEMDDDDDDDETGAVVKGDEPDAPPKKVKACSLDKPTQELVRMIFDNDMFNNAMQKLELDTKKMPLGKLSKSQIAKGFEVLEEIEALFAKKSANRARLSELSSRFYTIIPHDFGRKVPPLIDDEETLRKKFDMLLVSNVIINYIIR; encoded by the exons ATGGTACCTGGTGCCCATGGTTACACGGTGGTTGATGACTGGGACTGTATGTTCAACCAAACTAACATCGGACAGAACAACAACAAATACTACCTGATCCAAATGTTACAGGGAGCATTCCAGATGTATTATGTGTGGAACAGATGGGGCCGAGTG GGAGAAACAGGTCAGAACGCCATGAAGGGTCCTTTCCGTAGTGTGGACGATGCAGCTAAGGAATTCAAGAAGAAATTCACGGACAAGACAAAGAACAAAAGGGAGAACAGAGACAACTTTGTTCCAGCACCTGGCAAGTACACATTGTTAGAaatggatgatgatgatgatgacgat GAAACAGGAGCTGTTGTCAAGGGAGACGAGCCTGATGCTCCTCCTAAGAAGGTGAAGGCATGTTCACTGGATAAGCCAACACAAGAATTAGTTAGGATGATCTTTGATAATGACATGTTCAATAATGCCATGCAGAAACTGGAACTGG ACACAAAGAAGATGCCCCTGGGCAAGTTAAGCAAGTCACAAATTGCTAAAGGATTTGAG GTGCTGGAGGAGATTGAGGCATTGTTTGCTAAGAAATCAGCCAACAGAGCAAGGCTTTCAGAGTTGAGCTCCCGTTTCTATACCATCATACCTCATGACTTTGGTCGTAAAGTTCCCCCGTTGATCGATGATGAGGAAACATTAAGGAAGAAATTTGACATGTTATTGGTCAGTAATGTCAtaattaattacataataaGGTGA
- the LOC136253909 gene encoding protein mono-ADP-ribosyltransferase PARP3-like: protein MQKDQQEASQKEELEEVPHPLDINYELLQTRLSHVDTKDENYKIIENYIKATEDKTWQKVQLLDAWEVDRSGANTRFESHDHLVNRRLLWHGTNVAVVAAILKSGLRIMPHSGGRVGKGIYFASENSKSAGYVGTTNDSIGVMFLEFCCHH, encoded by the exons ATGCAAAAAGACCAACAAGAAGCCAGTCAGAAAGAAGAG CTTGAGGAGGTGCCACACCCCCTGGATATTAACTATGAACTACTACAAACTAGATTGAGCCATGTTGACACAAAGGATGAGAATTATAaa ATCATAGAAAACTATATCAAGGCCACGGAAGACAAAACATGGCAGAAGGTACAACTGTTGGATGCATGGGAAGTAGACAGAAGTGGAGCG AACACAAGGTTTGAATCACATGATCATCTGGTGAATCGACGGTTGCTATGGCATGGCACCAACGTTGCTGTGGTGGCAGCCATTTTGAAGAGTGGTCTACGCATCATGCCACATTCTGGGGGACGTGTTGGCAAAGGAATTTACTTTGCATCTGAGAATAGTAAATCAGCTGGTTATG TTGGTACGACTAATGACTCAATTGGGGTGATGTTTCTTGAATtttgctgtcaccattaa
- the LOC136253910 gene encoding protein NLRC3-like — translation MAIIVFLCLLGSLPQTATKMFASFILHTVCRHLKRTGKITEDEHINKVEHLPQPFQQTLQQLQKVAFDGLVEDKIVFTMNDLPDMCRDDPTCYGLLQSVECYCSDEIGTPTKSFNFLHLGIQEYFAAKYVATLPENKVYTLLEESFLVTEYDPDSKSARLSNMWIMYCGITSGQCISLRHYLSNFEQHNMIRNDYSLPQTGPSDNRSTSISQDILKDPVKVLYLFQCFQEAQDDKFCGILSKSFDSGRINISTHRFLPHQVVSLGFFLSRSHRNWKELNLEECYIGDNGINLLHHYLCGDKANKEEVIVINLNQNYLSSASSPLIGDIITHLQPHTLKLDGNHNTSVRDISTAVTNTDQLRVLYIIRNNTTSTGAIAVANSLLHNTSLEVLDTSFNPIGQDGATAIAQAITNNKTLKKLNINNCKITSTGARAIANSLLHNASLEVLLMSNNAIGQDGAIAIALAITNNKTLKILYLYGDGTINEESAIIIIKSIHYNNIITKLWLFPSLRDNGNVKRAVERINSTRRKCYIQELEVEYY, via the coding sequence ATGGCAATCATAGTATTTCTGTGTCTACTAGGATCCCTTCCACAAACTGCTACCAAAATGTTTGCAAGCTTTATCCTGCACACAGTCTGTCGTCATCTTAAGAGGACAGGGAAGATCACTGAGGATGAACACATCAACAAAGTGGAACACTTACCACAGCCATTTCAGCAAACACTACAACAACTACAGAAAGTTGCATTTGATGGTCTTGTAGAGGACAAAATAGTATTCACAATGAATGACTTACCTGACATGTGCAGGGATGATCCCACTTGTTATGGACTATTACAATCTGTTGAATGTTATTGTTCAGATGAAATTGGTACTCCAACCAAATCCTTCAACTTCCTACACTTGGGAATACAAGAATATTTTGCTGCCAAATATGTAGCAACCTTACCAGAAAATAAGGTGTACACACTCCTGGAGGAGTCATTTTTAGTTACAGAGTATGATCCAGATAGTAAGAGTGCCCGTCTCTCCAACATGTGGATCATGTATTGTGGCATAACCAGTGGACAGTGTATTTCTTTAAGACACTACCTATCAAATTTTGAACAGCATAATATGATTAGAAATGATTACTCACTTCCTCAGACTGGACCATCCGATAATAGATCAACTTCTATCTCACAAGACATCTTGAAGGACCCAGTGAAGGTTCTCTACTTGTTCCAGTGTTTCCAAGAGGCTCAGGATGACAAGTTCTGTGGCATCTTGTCCAAATCATTTGATAGTGGCAGGATTAACATTAGTACCCACAGGTTCCTCCCACACCAGGTGGTGTCCCTGGGTTTCTTCTTATCAAGATCACACAGAAACTGGAAGGAACTAAACCTGGAGGAGTGTTACATTGGAGATAATGGCATCAACCTACTACATCACTACCTCTGTGGGGACAAAGCTAACAAAGAAGAGGTAATAGTAATTAATCTTAATCAGAATTACCTCAGTTCAGCATCATCACCTCTCATTGGTGACATCATCACTCACCTTCAGCCACATACTCTGAAGTTAGATGGTAACCATAATACTAGTGTGAGGGACATCTCCACTGCAGTAACAAACACTGACCAACTGAGAGTATTGTACATCATTAGGAATAACACCACATCCACTGGAGCTATAGCAGTTGCCAACAGTTTACTACACAACACCTCACTAGAGGTACTAGACACGAGTTTCAATCCCATAGGTCAAGATGGAGCCACAGCAATTGCTCAAGCCATTACTAATAACAAGACACTAAAGAAACTGAACATTAATAATTGTAAAATCACATCCACAGGAGCTAGAGCAATTGCAAACAGTTTACTACACAACGCCTCACTGGAGGTACTGCTCATGAGTAACAATGCTATAGGTCAAGATGGAGCCATAGCAATTGCTCTAGCCATTACTAATAACAAGACACTAAAGATACTGTACCTGTATGGTGATGGTACAATAAATGAAGAGTCagccataattataataaaaagCATACACTACAACAACATCATTACTAAATTGTGGCTTTTTCCCTCTCTAAGGGACAATGGTAATGTGAAGAGAGCAGTTGAACGAATCAATAGTACGAGGAGGAAATGTTATATACAAGAATTAGAAGTAGAGTACTATTAG